From one Tsukamurella tyrosinosolvens genomic stretch:
- a CDS encoding alpha/beta hydrolase, which translates to MLNTHVYGPDAPGAPTVLAIHGVTGHGARWRRFADDELPGVRVLAPDLRGHARSTWAPPWHLEQHVADLVEVIERHGGGPVTVIGHSLGGALACRLAATRPDLVRALLLIDPAQELDPEMCGTIADQTIEFFDFASPEEAKQEKRSGAWAQVPEAVIDDEIAEHLVRRDSGRWEWDISCAAVAALWGELARPAVGAPSSLPTVLLRADRAHFVTDAQLAAMPGGVEVVAVPADHMVAQEIPATVGEYARRLIG; encoded by the coding sequence ATGCTCAACACCCACGTCTACGGCCCGGACGCACCCGGGGCGCCCACCGTGCTCGCGATCCACGGCGTCACCGGCCACGGCGCCCGCTGGCGCCGGTTCGCGGACGACGAGCTGCCGGGCGTCCGCGTGCTGGCCCCGGACCTGCGCGGCCACGCCCGCTCCACGTGGGCACCGCCCTGGCACCTGGAGCAGCACGTGGCCGACCTCGTCGAGGTGATCGAGCGGCACGGCGGCGGCCCGGTCACAGTGATCGGCCACTCGCTCGGCGGCGCACTGGCGTGCCGCCTGGCCGCGACCCGCCCCGACCTGGTGCGCGCGCTCCTCCTGATCGACCCGGCACAGGAGCTGGACCCCGAGATGTGCGGGACGATCGCCGACCAGACCATCGAGTTCTTCGACTTCGCTTCGCCCGAGGAGGCGAAGCAGGAGAAGCGCTCCGGGGCGTGGGCGCAGGTCCCCGAGGCCGTGATCGACGACGAGATCGCCGAGCACCTGGTGCGCCGCGACTCCGGCCGGTGGGAGTGGGACATCAGCTGCGCCGCCGTCGCGGCCCTGTGGGGCGAGCTGGCCCGCCCGGCGGTCGGCGCACCGTCGTCCCTGCCGACGGTGCTGTTGCGCGCGGACCGCGCCCACTTCGTCACCGACGCGCAACTGGCGGCGATGCCCGGCGGCGTCGAGGTGGTCGCGGTACCGGCGGATCACATGGTGGCGCAGGAGATCCCGGCGACCGTCGGCGAGTACGCGCGCCGCCTGATCGGATAA
- a CDS encoding MGMT family protein — protein MAKVTEEQVEAVRALIEAIPPGRVRTYGDIAGELGLSSPRIVGWVMRTDASDLPWHRVVPASGRPAAHIVTRQLERLRAEGVLADGDRIPLRDYRL, from the coding sequence ATGGCGAAGGTCACCGAGGAGCAGGTCGAGGCGGTGCGCGCGCTGATCGAGGCGATCCCGCCCGGCCGGGTGCGCACCTACGGCGACATCGCGGGCGAGCTGGGACTGAGCTCCCCGCGGATCGTGGGCTGGGTGATGCGCACCGACGCCTCCGACCTGCCCTGGCACCGCGTGGTCCCGGCCAGCGGGCGCCCCGCGGCGCACATCGTGACGCGGCAACTGGAGCGGCTACGCGCGGAGGGCGTGCTCGCCGACGGCGACCGGATCCCGCTGCGGGACTACCGGCTCTGA
- a CDS encoding acyl-CoA synthetase — protein MFPGAFAELSPGKPAAIDAATGEILSHSRLNEESTRLAHHLRALGLRRGDTVAIVAGNDLRIFTAYAAAIRSGLYVTAVNHHLTPGEVNYILEDCEAEALFAGADVAEAVSEALQLPALAAPGHAIAWGGTIPGFADYDAVLAEADATPLTDQPRGTDMLYSSGTTGRPKGIRIPLPEGQVDEAPDAYTAIFAPMYGMDADTVYLSPAPLYHAAPLRFCGVTMSVGGTVIMMHRFDPEEALALIAKYRVTHSQWVPTMFVRMLKLPEETRAHYDTSSLRVAIHAAAPCPAEVKQSMLAWWGPVIHEYYASTEAAGATFISPQEALERPGSVGRAGLGVARICGDDGAVLPTGEVGTIYFEREQMPFAYHNAPEKTRAAQHPDHENWATTGDVGYLDEDGYLYLTDRKDFMIITGGVNVYPQESESALIMHPAVADVAVIGVPDDELGETALACVQLAPGTAPSDALAQELIDYAGRDLARYKLPRAVRFVDSLPRTPTGKLVKRLISL, from the coding sequence ATGTTCCCAGGAGCCTTCGCAGAGCTCTCCCCCGGCAAGCCCGCTGCGATCGACGCCGCCACCGGCGAGATCCTGAGCCACTCCCGCCTGAACGAGGAGTCCACGCGGCTCGCGCACCACCTGCGCGCGCTGGGACTGCGGCGCGGCGACACCGTCGCGATCGTGGCCGGGAACGATCTGCGCATCTTCACCGCCTACGCCGCCGCCATCCGCAGCGGGCTGTACGTGACCGCGGTGAACCACCACCTCACGCCCGGCGAGGTGAACTACATCCTCGAGGACTGCGAGGCCGAGGCGCTGTTCGCGGGCGCCGATGTGGCCGAGGCGGTCTCGGAGGCGCTGCAACTGCCCGCGCTCGCCGCGCCCGGACACGCGATCGCCTGGGGCGGAACGATCCCGGGCTTCGCCGACTACGACGCGGTGCTCGCGGAGGCCGATGCCACCCCGCTCACGGACCAGCCGCGCGGCACCGACATGCTCTACTCGTCGGGCACCACCGGCCGTCCGAAGGGCATCCGGATCCCGCTCCCCGAGGGGCAGGTGGACGAGGCCCCGGACGCCTACACCGCCATCTTCGCGCCGATGTACGGCATGGACGCCGACACCGTCTACCTCTCCCCCGCTCCGCTGTACCACGCTGCGCCGCTGCGCTTCTGCGGCGTGACCATGTCCGTGGGCGGCACCGTGATCATGATGCACCGCTTCGACCCGGAGGAGGCGCTGGCGCTCATCGCGAAGTACCGCGTGACCCACAGCCAGTGGGTGCCGACGATGTTCGTGCGGATGCTCAAGCTGCCCGAGGAGACGCGGGCGCACTACGACACGAGCAGCCTCAGGGTCGCGATCCACGCCGCCGCGCCGTGCCCCGCCGAGGTGAAGCAATCGATGCTCGCCTGGTGGGGGCCGGTGATCCACGAGTACTACGCCTCCACCGAGGCGGCCGGCGCCACCTTCATCAGCCCGCAGGAAGCGCTGGAGCGCCCCGGGTCCGTGGGGCGTGCCGGGCTGGGCGTCGCCCGGATCTGCGGGGACGACGGTGCCGTCCTCCCCACGGGCGAGGTGGGCACGATCTACTTCGAGCGCGAGCAGATGCCCTTCGCGTACCACAACGCGCCCGAGAAGACCCGCGCCGCACAGCATCCCGACCACGAGAACTGGGCCACCACGGGCGACGTCGGCTACCTCGACGAGGACGGCTACCTGTACCTCACCGACCGCAAGGACTTCATGATCATCACCGGCGGGGTGAACGTGTACCCGCAGGAGTCCGAGAGCGCGCTCATCATGCACCCCGCGGTCGCCGACGTCGCGGTGATCGGCGTGCCCGACGACGAGCTCGGCGAGACCGCGCTCGCCTGCGTGCAGTTGGCGCCGGGCACGGCACCGTCGGACGCGCTGGCGCAGGAGCTGATCGACTACGCGGGCCGGGACCTGGCCCGCTACAAGCTCCCCCGCGCCGTGCGCTTCGTCGACTCCCTGCCCCGCACGCCCACCGGCAAGCTGGTCAAGCGCCTGATCAGCCTCTGA
- a CDS encoding TIGR02569 family protein, with translation MSPVEPPAHVLSTFGLDETEPIALGAEWDGGWRCGEVVLSLIADHARAAWSAKVREDLYVEGMRLARPFRATDGRYVVSSWRADTFIAGSAEPRFDEIISMANRLHEVTAKLERPRFLASPTVAPFTDVDYFGFADRAAWEDKPLAMARKLGALDETVEHRRRAVELVNELAALRTPVEATPQLVHGDLASSVLFAGAAAPGITDFTPYWRPPTWAAAVVAVDGLSWGGADDGLLMRWGDLPEWPQMVLRALIFRLAVHAVHPRSEAEALPGLEHIVEIGRWLL, from the coding sequence GTGAGCCCTGTCGAACCTCCCGCGCACGTCCTGTCCACCTTCGGCCTGGACGAGACCGAGCCGATCGCGCTGGGCGCCGAGTGGGACGGCGGCTGGCGCTGCGGCGAAGTGGTGCTCTCGCTCATCGCCGACCACGCCCGCGCGGCGTGGTCCGCGAAGGTGCGTGAGGACCTCTACGTCGAAGGCATGCGTCTGGCCCGGCCGTTCCGCGCCACCGACGGCCGTTACGTCGTCTCGAGCTGGCGCGCCGACACCTTCATCGCCGGCTCGGCCGAGCCGCGGTTCGACGAGATCATCTCCATGGCGAACCGGCTGCACGAGGTCACGGCGAAGCTCGAGCGGCCCAGGTTCCTCGCCTCGCCCACCGTCGCGCCGTTCACCGACGTCGACTACTTCGGCTTCGCCGACCGCGCTGCCTGGGAAGACAAGCCGCTCGCCATGGCCCGCAAGCTCGGCGCGCTCGACGAGACCGTCGAGCACCGTCGGCGGGCCGTCGAGCTGGTGAACGAGCTCGCGGCGCTGCGCACGCCCGTGGAGGCAACGCCCCAGCTGGTCCACGGCGACCTCGCCAGCTCCGTGCTGTTCGCCGGAGCCGCCGCGCCCGGCATCACCGACTTCACGCCGTACTGGCGCCCGCCGACGTGGGCAGCGGCGGTCGTCGCCGTCGACGGCCTGTCCTGGGGCGGCGCCGACGACGGGCTTCTCATGCGCTGGGGCGACCTGCCCGAGTGGCCGCAGATGGTGCTGCGCGCCCTCATCTTCCGGCTCGCCGTGCACGCGGTGCACCCGCGCTCCGAGGCCGAGGCGCTGCCGGGGCTGGAGCACATCGTCGAGATCGGCCGGTGGCTGCTCTGA
- a CDS encoding nitroreductase/quinone reductase family protein: protein MALEGEYATEKAGWVSDQLAKIDETGTTASVDVAGMAVVVFTYRGPKSGKLYRRPLMRVEHDGVYAAFASKGGAPENPVWYSALLANDEVEVQDGTTVVSGPVREIHGAERDEWWARGVAAYPPYAEYQEKTDRLIPVLLVEPGRA from the coding sequence ATGGCCCTCGAAGGTGAATACGCAACCGAGAAGGCCGGCTGGGTCTCGGACCAGCTGGCGAAGATCGACGAGACCGGCACCACCGCCTCGGTGGACGTCGCGGGGATGGCGGTGGTGGTCTTCACCTACCGCGGCCCCAAGTCCGGCAAGCTCTACCGACGCCCTCTGATGCGGGTCGAGCACGACGGGGTGTACGCGGCGTTCGCGTCGAAGGGCGGCGCGCCCGAGAACCCCGTCTGGTACTCCGCGCTGCTCGCCAACGACGAGGTCGAGGTGCAGGACGGCACCACCGTGGTCTCCGGTCCGGTGCGCGAGATCCACGGCGCCGAGCGCGACGAGTGGTGGGCGCGCGGCGTCGCCGCCTACCCTCCGTACGCCGAGTACCAGGAGAAGACGGACCGCCTGATCCCGGTCCTCCTCGTCGAGCCGGGCCGCGCCTAG
- the moeZ gene encoding adenylyltransferase/sulfurtransferase MoeZ: protein MPPLVEPAADLTRDEVARYSRHLIIPEMGVTGQKRLKNAKVLVIGAGGLGSPALLYLAAAGVGTIGIVEFDEVDESNLQRQVIHGVSDLGRPKGESARDSIAEINPLVTVNLHPIRLEPENAVELFEQYDLILDGTDNFATRYLVNDAAVLAHKPYVWGSIFRFEGQVSVFWEDAPDGPNGEKQGLNYRDLYPVAPPPGMVPSCAEGGVLGILCASIGSIMGTEAVKLITGIGESLLGRLMVYDALEMSYRTLSIRKDPAAPRITGLIDYDEFCGVVSDEAERAAAGSTITPKELVEMGSAGVDYELVDVREPVEWEIVHLDGAKLVPKGAFETGEGLAQVSADKKLVLYCKTGIRSAEVLAAVQGAGYRDAVHLQGGITAYARQVDPSLPVY, encoded by the coding sequence CTGCCCCCGCTTGTGGAACCCGCCGCCGACCTGACCCGCGACGAGGTCGCGCGCTACTCGCGGCACCTCATCATCCCCGAGATGGGGGTCACGGGGCAGAAACGCCTGAAGAACGCGAAGGTGCTGGTCATCGGCGCCGGCGGCCTCGGCAGTCCCGCGCTGCTGTACCTCGCCGCCGCGGGCGTCGGCACGATCGGCATCGTCGAGTTCGACGAGGTCGACGAGTCCAACCTGCAGCGCCAGGTGATCCACGGCGTCTCCGACCTCGGCCGGCCCAAGGGGGAGAGCGCGCGCGACTCCATCGCCGAGATCAACCCGCTGGTCACCGTGAACCTGCACCCGATCCGGCTCGAGCCCGAGAACGCGGTCGAGCTGTTCGAGCAGTACGACCTGATCCTCGACGGCACCGACAACTTCGCCACCCGCTACCTCGTCAACGACGCCGCGGTCCTGGCCCACAAGCCGTACGTGTGGGGCTCGATCTTCCGGTTCGAGGGCCAGGTGTCGGTCTTCTGGGAGGACGCGCCCGACGGCCCGAACGGCGAGAAGCAGGGCCTGAACTACCGCGACCTGTACCCCGTGGCGCCCCCGCCCGGCATGGTGCCGTCGTGCGCCGAGGGCGGCGTCCTGGGCATCCTCTGCGCCTCGATCGGTTCGATCATGGGTACCGAGGCGGTCAAGCTCATCACCGGCATCGGCGAGTCCCTGCTCGGCCGGCTCATGGTGTACGACGCCCTCGAGATGAGCTACCGCACCCTGTCGATCCGCAAGGACCCGGCCGCCCCGCGGATCACCGGGCTCATCGACTACGACGAGTTCTGCGGGGTCGTCTCCGACGAGGCCGAGCGCGCCGCCGCCGGCAGCACCATCACGCCGAAGGAGCTGGTGGAGATGGGGTCCGCCGGCGTCGACTACGAGCTGGTGGACGTCCGCGAGCCCGTCGAGTGGGAGATCGTCCACCTCGACGGCGCGAAGCTGGTGCCCAAGGGCGCCTTCGAGACCGGAGAGGGCCTCGCGCAGGTCTCCGCCGATAAGAAGCTGGTCCTGTACTGCAAGACCGGCATCCGCTCCGCGGAGGTCCTCGCCGCCGTGCAGGGCGCGGGCTACCGCGACGCCGTGCACCTGCAGGGCGGCATCACCGCCTACGCCCGGCAGGTCGACCCGTCGCTGCCCGTCTACTGA
- a CDS encoding ATP-dependent helicase codes for MNAGTGNRGSDGAGKHRRPRLRLQYTPPEPPPVREWVGPIAALAAPATGELPLDVGGWAPYRIRGGPGTGKTSALVDIAVAKLTDPFVEPESVLLLTGNKRAAAALRRELSARVLAGSEGVHASGEPLVRTVHSLAFAVLRLQAAGTGSPPPRLITGSEQDAVVRELLRGNLEDGGAHWPERLRPALVTHGFAGALRDLFAQAAQRGAGPDEIEDLARRYNRGEWLAAATALREYQETTLLRGSVGLAGERAVAPAVDAAELIDAAVTALASDDALLAQQRERIRFLLVDDAQNLDPLASALIRLLGTGTELTVIAGDPDQAVNSFRGASTRFLQNLDVTPERDVLLERSFRFGEEVAGSVNRISARLPHRFGAVAPERPRPGTASVRLFSTPAKEADAIAAMLRREHVLGGVPWEDMAVVVRSVSASIAPLRRALAYAGVPVTVPADDVPLARQRAVHALLLVLRAAVAPEGLDPAEAVTLLSGPVGGGDPLTLRRVRRAVRRADPAEDRGSAEILTAVLTGAAEFAPYKAVLTELEAEPVERVLAAVRAAGAAAEHGTVEEVLWAAWAATGLAARWGALALRGGTLGDQADRDLDAVMGLFDSAADFTDTLPTASVSAFVEYLEQLQIPRSDRARGRSGQATVPGVTLLSAHSTVGREWDVVAVAGVQEGRWPNLRRRGGLLGTDELLDALDGMDPAALPTVSRSLPLLAEERRLLLVACSRARRTLLITAVDTADGDGDLVPSRFLQGIAPSGDEDPETYTPAVESAPSASLDLRTLVAVLRTAACDPEREPEERAHAARQLARLAADRVPGAHPDSWYGVAGASTDDPLWSPEDGPVALSPSNVESLSACALRWMLERFGGSDGDSAKQATGNLVHTLVQAVAGRIPKDEVTRSLEKVWDRVDLEADWFAQRELARTEEMLESFRSWLAGSRGELTEAGVEIGVDAVIEGGGEEPDVRIRGRIDRLERDPLGRAVVVDVKTGRTLPTQAEGQAQAQLRTYQVALAHGGIGGVPETPGGGKLVYVAKAHNKTGATVREQDALTPTDVDEWLGVIREAARRTRGPEFPATLNASCQYCAVASCCPVVDKGRAVTDD; via the coding sequence GTGAACGCCGGAACCGGGAATCGAGGGTCCGACGGTGCGGGGAAGCACCGTCGTCCCCGCCTGCGCCTGCAGTACACGCCCCCGGAGCCGCCCCCCGTGCGCGAATGGGTCGGCCCGATCGCGGCGTTGGCGGCGCCCGCGACCGGGGAACTGCCGCTCGACGTGGGCGGCTGGGCGCCGTACCGGATCCGCGGCGGGCCGGGCACCGGCAAGACCTCGGCCCTCGTCGACATCGCGGTGGCGAAGCTGACCGATCCGTTCGTCGAGCCCGAGTCCGTGCTGCTCCTCACCGGCAACAAGCGGGCCGCGGCCGCGCTGCGCCGCGAGCTGTCCGCGCGGGTCCTGGCGGGGAGCGAGGGGGTGCACGCCTCGGGGGAGCCGCTGGTGCGCACCGTGCACTCGCTGGCGTTCGCGGTCCTGCGGCTGCAGGCCGCCGGCACGGGCAGCCCGCCGCCGCGGCTCATCACCGGCTCGGAGCAGGACGCGGTGGTGCGGGAGCTGCTGCGCGGCAACCTCGAGGACGGCGGCGCCCACTGGCCGGAGCGGCTGCGGCCCGCGCTGGTCACGCACGGCTTCGCGGGGGCGCTGCGCGACCTTTTCGCGCAGGCCGCGCAGCGGGGCGCGGGCCCGGACGAGATCGAGGACCTCGCCCGCCGGTACAACCGCGGGGAGTGGCTCGCCGCGGCGACCGCGCTGCGCGAGTACCAGGAGACCACGCTGCTGCGCGGCTCCGTCGGTCTCGCCGGGGAGCGGGCCGTCGCCCCGGCGGTGGACGCCGCGGAGCTCATCGACGCCGCCGTCACGGCCCTGGCGTCCGACGACGCGCTGCTCGCCCAGCAGCGCGAGCGGATCCGGTTCCTGCTGGTCGACGATGCGCAGAACCTCGATCCGCTGGCCTCGGCGCTGATCCGGCTGCTCGGCACGGGCACGGAGCTCACCGTGATCGCGGGCGACCCGGATCAGGCGGTCAACTCCTTCCGCGGCGCGAGCACCAGGTTCCTGCAGAACCTCGACGTCACGCCGGAACGGGACGTGCTGCTCGAGCGCAGCTTCCGCTTCGGGGAGGAGGTGGCGGGCTCCGTGAACCGCATCTCCGCGCGCCTGCCCCATAGGTTCGGGGCGGTCGCGCCCGAGCGGCCGCGGCCCGGCACCGCGTCCGTCCGGCTGTTCTCGACACCCGCGAAGGAGGCCGACGCGATCGCGGCGATGCTGCGGCGCGAACACGTCCTCGGCGGCGTCCCGTGGGAGGACATGGCCGTCGTCGTGCGATCGGTCTCCGCGTCGATCGCGCCGCTGCGCCGCGCGCTGGCCTACGCGGGCGTGCCGGTCACCGTCCCCGCGGACGACGTCCCGCTCGCGCGGCAGCGCGCCGTGCACGCCCTGCTCCTCGTGCTGCGCGCCGCCGTCGCCCCGGAGGGCCTCGACCCGGCGGAGGCCGTCACGCTGCTGTCCGGCCCCGTCGGCGGCGGTGACCCGCTGACGCTGCGCCGGGTGCGGCGGGCGGTGCGTCGCGCCGATCCCGCGGAGGACCGCGGCTCCGCCGAGATCCTCACCGCGGTGCTCACCGGCGCCGCCGAGTTCGCGCCCTACAAGGCGGTACTCACCGAACTCGAAGCCGAGCCTGTGGAGCGGGTGCTCGCCGCCGTGCGCGCCGCCGGCGCCGCAGCCGAGCACGGCACCGTCGAGGAGGTGCTGTGGGCCGCGTGGGCGGCCACCGGCCTGGCGGCCCGCTGGGGCGCACTCGCGCTCCGCGGCGGCACCCTCGGCGATCAGGCGGACCGCGACCTCGACGCGGTGATGGGCCTGTTCGATTCCGCCGCCGACTTCACCGACACCCTGCCCACTGCCTCCGTGAGCGCCTTCGTCGAATACCTGGAGCAGCTGCAGATCCCGCGGTCCGACCGCGCGCGCGGCCGCAGCGGGCAGGCCACCGTCCCGGGCGTGACGCTGCTGTCGGCGCACAGCACCGTCGGGCGGGAGTGGGACGTCGTCGCCGTCGCCGGCGTGCAGGAGGGGCGCTGGCCGAACCTGCGGCGCCGCGGCGGCCTGCTCGGCACCGACGAACTGCTGGACGCGCTCGACGGGATGGATCCTGCGGCGCTCCCCACGGTCTCGCGGTCGCTGCCGCTGCTCGCGGAGGAGCGGCGGCTCCTGCTCGTCGCCTGCTCGCGGGCCCGGCGCACACTGCTCATCACGGCGGTCGACACCGCGGACGGCGACGGCGACCTCGTGCCCTCCCGGTTCCTGCAGGGCATCGCGCCCTCGGGAGACGAGGACCCGGAGACCTACACGCCCGCGGTCGAGAGCGCACCGTCGGCCTCGCTGGACCTGCGGACCCTCGTCGCCGTCCTCCGCACCGCCGCCTGCGATCCCGAGCGCGAGCCGGAGGAACGCGCCCACGCGGCGCGCCAGCTCGCCCGCCTCGCCGCCGATCGCGTCCCGGGGGCGCACCCCGACAGCTGGTACGGCGTGGCCGGGGCGAGCACCGACGACCCGCTGTGGTCGCCGGAGGACGGGCCGGTGGCGCTGTCCCCGTCGAACGTCGAGTCGCTCTCCGCGTGCGCGCTGCGCTGGATGCTGGAGCGGTTCGGCGGTAGCGACGGCGACTCCGCCAAGCAGGCCACGGGCAACCTCGTGCACACCCTGGTGCAGGCCGTCGCGGGCCGGATCCCGAAGGACGAGGTGACCCGCTCGCTGGAGAAGGTCTGGGACCGCGTGGATCTCGAGGCGGACTGGTTCGCTCAGCGGGAGCTGGCGCGTACCGAGGAGATGCTGGAGTCCTTCCGGTCGTGGCTGGCCGGCAGCCGCGGCGAGCTCACCGAGGCTGGTGTGGAGATCGGCGTCGACGCGGTGATCGAGGGCGGCGGCGAGGAGCCGGACGTGCGGATCCGTGGCCGGATCGACCGGCTCGAACGCGACCCGCTCGGGCGTGCCGTCGTGGTGGACGTGAAGACGGGGCGCACCCTGCCCACGCAGGCCGAGGGGCAGGCGCAGGCGCAGCTGCGCACCTACCAGGTGGCGCTCGCGCACGGCGGGATCGGCGGCGTCCCGGAGACGCCCGGCGGCGGCAAACTGGTGTACGTCGCGAAGGCGCACAACAAGACCGGCGCCACCGTCCGCGAGCAGGACGCGCTCACCCCGACCGACGTGGACGAATGGCTCGGCGTGATCCGCGAGGCCGCGCGCCGCACCCGGGGGCCGGAATTCCCCGCGACGCTGAACGCCTCGTGCCAGTACTGCGCGGTGGCGTCGTGCTGCCCGGTCGTGGACAAGGGGAGGGCAGTGACCGATGATTGA
- a CDS encoding DUF3152 domain-containing protein produces MSSPSNPRRPRPDGRAPLRAEWDPINSSTATSGDHRNRPPRERVYAKQGRLGRLLRTYGWRAYAVPVLAVLTVVALVLTFGGDTFGTKQTTETSPEGQLSRNPTPGKTIVGAPSKTVPGPVPPAGMLPEGGPFTEKGQGIWHVVPGSTPRIGKQDEGKQQLFTYMIAVEDGVDMGALGGDQPFATMIDRTLADPRSWIHDPAVAFQRIDKGTPTFTISLTSPMTTRSACGYTIQLESSCYNGELGRVVLNLARWVRGANAFEGDLTGYRQYAINHEVGHAIGYPQHVPCPAQGALAPIMMQQSFGVKNRDIFDLDKSEGFGNDLACRPNAWVAPVLK; encoded by the coding sequence GTGAGTAGTCCTTCGAACCCGAGGCGTCCCCGTCCGGACGGGCGTGCGCCGCTTCGGGCCGAGTGGGATCCGATCAACTCCTCCACCGCCACGTCGGGCGATCACCGCAACCGTCCGCCGCGCGAGCGGGTGTACGCCAAACAGGGCCGGCTGGGCCGCCTGTTGCGCACCTACGGCTGGCGCGCCTACGCGGTGCCGGTGCTCGCCGTGCTCACCGTGGTGGCGCTGGTCCTGACCTTCGGCGGCGACACGTTCGGGACCAAGCAGACGACGGAGACCTCGCCCGAGGGGCAGCTCTCCCGCAACCCGACGCCCGGCAAGACGATCGTCGGCGCACCGTCGAAGACGGTGCCGGGCCCGGTGCCCCCGGCCGGCATGCTGCCCGAGGGCGGGCCGTTCACGGAGAAGGGGCAGGGCATCTGGCACGTCGTCCCCGGTTCCACGCCCCGCATCGGCAAGCAGGACGAGGGCAAGCAGCAGCTCTTCACCTACATGATCGCCGTCGAGGACGGCGTCGACATGGGCGCCCTCGGCGGCGACCAGCCCTTCGCCACGATGATCGACCGCACCCTGGCCGACCCCCGCAGCTGGATCCACGACCCCGCCGTCGCCTTCCAGCGCATCGACAAGGGCACGCCCACCTTCACCATCTCGCTGACCTCGCCGATGACCACCCGCTCGGCCTGCGGCTACACCATCCAGCTGGAGTCGTCGTGCTACAACGGCGAGCTCGGCCGCGTGGTCCTCAATCTGGCCCGCTGGGTGCGCGGCGCCAACGCCTTCGAGGGCGACCTCACCGGCTACCGGCAGTACGCCATCAACCACGAGGTCGGCCACGCCATCGGCTACCCGCAGCACGTCCCGTGCCCCGCGCAGGGCGCGCTCGCGCCGATCATGATGCAGCAGTCCTTCGGCGTGAAGAACCGCGACATCTTCGACCTCGACAAGTCCGAGGGCTTCGGCAACGACCTGGCCTGCCGGCCGAACGCCTGGGTCGCGCCCGTCCTCAAGTGA
- a CDS encoding sirohydrochlorin chelatase: MAALSGAPAERRILVAHGTRSASGIATVHAIADAVAARTGPVDTAFVDVRGPSPSDLLRETDRPTVLVPAFLAAGYHVRTDVPRHIAASGHPAVAVAAPLGPDRALVAALLRRLREAGWRPGDTVVLGATGSSDPHARADVRTMAGYLGEAVGDAVPVGFLAAGSPTVADAVAAARVPGRRLFLAAYQLAEGLFHTRLAEAGADGAAAPLGTAPEVIDLLVDRFAQSR; the protein is encoded by the coding sequence GTGGCTGCTCTGAGCGGTGCCCCGGCGGAGCGGCGGATCCTCGTCGCCCACGGCACCCGCTCGGCGTCCGGCATCGCCACGGTCCACGCGATCGCCGATGCCGTGGCCGCGCGCACCGGTCCGGTCGACACGGCGTTCGTCGACGTGCGGGGGCCGTCACCGTCGGACCTCCTGCGCGAGACGGACCGCCCGACGGTGCTCGTGCCCGCCTTCCTCGCCGCCGGATACCACGTGCGCACCGATGTGCCCCGGCACATCGCCGCCAGTGGACACCCCGCGGTCGCGGTCGCGGCGCCGCTGGGACCGGACCGCGCCCTGGTCGCGGCGCTGCTGCGCCGGCTCCGCGAAGCCGGGTGGCGGCCCGGCGACACCGTCGTTCTCGGTGCGACCGGCTCGTCGGACCCGCACGCCCGCGCCGACGTCCGCACGATGGCGGGATACCTGGGCGAGGCCGTCGGCGACGCGGTCCCGGTGGGCTTCCTCGCCGCCGGCAGCCCGACGGTGGCCGACGCCGTCGCGGCCGCACGCGTGCCGGGCAGGCGGCTGTTCCTCGCCGCGTACCAGTTGGCGGAGGGACTGTTCCACACCAGGCTCGCCGAGGCCGGCGCCGACGGGGCGGCCGCGCCGCTCGGCACCGCGCCCGAGGTGATCGACCTGCTCGTCGACCGGTTCGCTCAGAGCCGGTAG